Part of the Diabrotica virgifera virgifera chromosome 6, PGI_DIABVI_V3a genome, TAGGCTAAATAAAAATATCTTGCATCTAATCCCCCTTTTCCGTTTCCCCTGAGAACCAAACtattaaaattggttcaaagtgcGAATGTTATTCTTACTTAATTAGGTCTTAAAGATTCAAAGTTTTCGCACCGGCTACCGTAGTAATCCCAATTCGTTCCACCCATCTGGGCCGACGCAACGCAGGTCCATATGTGTGAGACTCTTATTCCGTGCTcgtaataataattaagaaaaaaatatatacaggggaatttaaaaatataaggtaaaatatttacaattctacacaaatatatttttggattttttgttgtTGTGATAATGAGTTTTGACTTTTTCTCTTATAGGAAAAATATAGGTTGGTCAGGGGCGACTGACCAGGTGTACTCAGTTTTGCTGTATGCCTTTTAAGTTGCCTGAATGCTTTTTTGGAGATCTCATCTGTTACCGATGAATTTTGAATTTGGGAGATAATGGTGGTTCTTCTGATGAATATTTTGATGGTTTGAACAGTTTGTTGTAGAGTATTGAGAATGTCTCATATGGTGTGGGTGATATGTGACTTTGTACTATGACATTATGTATGTTATTACCACAACAATTACTCGTAAAGATTTTTGCCATAACAAAGCAAAAAAGAATAATTTGGTAGTGTAGTGCTTCCTCTATCTTTGCAAATGCATGAagttattcacgaattactttttatactaggtctcttttttgCTCACAGAAACTAAAacttgtttttaaaccaggaggagtaaactaaaaagacagattcacacccaagaaagtcactagaaaaatcaccaaatacttttttggttgatcatatcgtcCTTCGACGGCAATCCATcaacattatattatactaatatgtcgctaaagagttctataaACAactaacaacgtggaatgaagtagacacttctgttgtatgtaggcatatgaatttattgaaattcttaaaatttatccacaagggagtggaagtacaaaacggtTTCGGTCAAACTGAatatcatcagtgtaaacctggaaataagtgaaccactaagattaaaaagcaaaagAGTGAAATTTTGACGGTTGAAAAAATAAGAAagtgtggttacttacgtccagtgtacacgtaattgtaactagccacttcaataggtgtaaaaacctctaaattacattattgttacattctatattaaaaagtagtcgacataaagtcgatgtcttaagattttaaagatcacatgtgaatgtatttcatccttgctcgaaaattgcacaaggtacttGTGTTCTAGTGAGAGGTTACCGACCAACTGAATATTAGACAGTTTGGTGCCAGAAAtgtatgacaagatgtcaaaggaAGTTAGGTGGATTTTTCATCTGTCATccgaaaaatttttaacaaagagaattagaatttaattttaaattggtATATTGAAATAGGCAGGTATTAAAAAAGTTTATTGTGAGTTCTAAtttgtaaataaaggttaatgagttgtaaagttataaacaactgtcttatatataaaaacagactaaaaatctaaaaattaaaggaataacgcagaaaacacaaaaaaatcgATGATATAACTTaaataacctatgaaatgtcaataGTGTAAACATtgtataaatgtcattagtgtcaaaatttcataacagtggagtaaacttgtctGAGGTTGACTCAATTGCAAACAAGCATTATGgcgaggtaaatttgaattactcctcttggtttaaaaacagagtattgtattgcaaaattaaactgcttgtccatagaaaccacaataagttaaacaagggtAAACAAGTTCttgataccttgtttactatgaattttgacgtttataatttACAGTGACAGTGACTTCAGCACATTTGTTGGGTTTATTGAAATTTATagtttttataaagttatattatgttaaatatattacaacatagttaaatataaatatacaatataactttataaaatacgtccacttATAACAGCCATTTCCGAATTATTACATTGACAGTACTGTAACAAAAGATTACTTTTGACCGACCCTCGTATAACAGGTCCCATCTCCACACACGCAGATCCACATCGATCTTTCTAGATAAAACGCGATGCAGAGGAAAATTGCTCATCTGAGCAATGTTCCGAATGTCGCGACAATAACTAGAGATGGGCAGAATCTTCAAGAAATAACGGCTGGTGTTTATATAGTAgcaaattttgtaaatagagtttagtTTTAAGCCAGAGTTTGTAaagaaaacttgtataaataaattaataaagtcgtatataaatacgaatcgCTCGTTTGATTGTTACAATACGTTTCACCTAATGTTTTGATTTAAGGGCACACTAGATGTATTGATTAGTccccagtggcggctcgtgacctcagtatgcgggtaggctacacatatacttcgggtaggcgacaaaaaatatcctacagtttgtaatacattttgagccgtcttgcaatactaaatgtaatctatgagcgcaacaatgtgtaaaaattgcttttggagcatctactttaatttttgattgtaatccgtttaaagagccagccattacacttgcaccatcgtaaaattgagcaattaatttatttttgtaatcatatggctcaagcacgtttgaaaataaactatatagagcgtctgcagatctattatcgctaacatcaaaaaaccctaaaaatctttctgttacctgaccaactttgttaacaaaacggattgttaaagtacactgtgatttttcggttatatcagtagaatcgtcagctagtatagaaaaaaattgactcattaatttctgttgaaatttcatttttttcgtaatcggcaagacaatctattaaatcattttgtattgtttttgacaaacccgtgaacaccccttctattttttaacatgatcctggatttcctgatcgcgtttaactactaaattaaacatttctttaaaattacccatgtttgaagaattatggctctcatcacgaccgccaaatgtaagttcttgttttgctaaaagaattgtaacatcaatttcttcaacttcttcaatctttttcaacttcttcattatatatcttattagatagagaaatatgtccagcgaaagcactgtcagtagtttgtttatttttttctaaccgttttaaatctaagcaattgtttaaatgttctttcgaagattcatgtttttttacactagctgataaatttttcaaatctgaatatccctgactcacccaaacattttgcttcaaatttgagagcaacagacaaggccaacagaaaagtgaatttttaaaataacttccgcttagccatttatgattttcataccatattgttttaaaccatctcgaaaatggttgattgtcttttgtcttatctgtggataaaattgttaaattttgtaaaggccggcccattgaaataattactaatctttcttgattttggcgccttgaaaaatgcgtctcgatcaaactgcatattacatcgtttaaaatattcatattcgatgactaaagttcttccaccaataaaactaacacacttACGTTTCAACAaggtcaaatattacttattttatttatgtatcaaataataatttactattcgaataaattgataagttaacaattaacctcgctttaaatttttaattatctatataatctaataacacattattcagttttcataaacaaatttaaattgtcctacctagttttattcaatacttaacctactaataacagccaaaatcaaaaaacaattattttaaaacagtttcacaagacacaagagaagcaactgataaaattttgtaggtccggctataagactctgtgcctatccgcccgttcaaaatcgtagaatacggtcgctacgagcagacctgcagcctgcagcaggcctgctcgcgtaaacagagagagatctcacgtcaattcggtgttggcgtcgttctatttcaggctacgttcccgagtgcctgaccaaggagaatatagaatctatacagtactactgatactacaaggagcgtattgtcgaagcgaagatcggtggaatatgcgcattttatcaatgaaattcgatatttttaagatattccagaagccgctatagataaaatgttttaacgacctaataatcattcataattactcaacggatattagtacagttaaaataattaagacgataaccggacaacattgatttaatgagtaaaatttagtttttttttattttaatgacaaaaaaagcaagcccattagcagaacccaattaaaaattattttgcacatcatatttgaaacattatttggttgaaaaatctcatttttgttggcaaaaaaaatatattaatttgtttggactaaattaacgttgtgcttatcttaaaaaggatatgttagtaattatcaacattcgcacagtgttgccaaactgaattttgttattttgggtgtaaattttttccacggatctccgagggtacttTACAATAATTAACGGAGAAAACGGcgtaactacggagaaaattttttggatatttttaaaaataatttggataatttttgctattttattgtagatattgtgtcaaaatttataaattacaattttgaaataagtaatttatattaataatttatattattgtactacatttgaagagggtaggcggcgcctaccttgcctaccccgacgggccgcccctgggCATAGATTTCTGTAAAGTTAGAGTGAAagaaccatttattttaaattttttaaaatacgcttacaaaaaacccaaaaatgtttagattttattttttattttacttgtttttgtacatttttcaataaaactttacgcGGGACTTGATATTATCTATACTGTATAAATTTGGACCTTCTATCATCTAAGGATccagagatatttgacatcaaaagttaaaatcctagtattcgggaaatcgcaaaaacataaaacactctaGTAGGCTATAAAGCTACCGATGCACGGTAAGTTGAGAGCAGAcgttcaaaaaacaaataattttgtaacaatggatattttctactataatatgttatacagtatgtccctgtaagttgtatccatatggaaaacttttttattactaattttacgaaaaaaagttattctttataaaaagttctgtatggtccaaaacccaagattcaaccatcagatatcaaattttatgaattttatacgaggtatgtcaaaaagtttgaatttcactcaacagtaaagtagctttatttttcacaatattgaaaattgctattatgaaaagttgtttggaattaaaaactatattctaatatgcaattacatccttctaattgaaaaaaaaaaaatgtttttgaaaaattatggataattaacattattttcagttatttcaattctgataactcttttattattaattttacgaaaaaaagtgattcttaataaaaagttctggatggtctaaaacctaaaatacaaccatcttatatcaaatttcatcaattttatatgaggtatgtcaaaaaagataaatttagatcaaaagtaaagtacctttatagttcatatttcaattagaaggatgtaattacatactgaaacatcgtttttaattctaaataacttttcataataacaattttcgatattgtgaaaaataaacgtattttactcttgagcgaaattcatattttttgacatacctcgtataaaattgataaaatttgacataagatggttgtattttaggttttagattatgcagaactttttattaagaatcactttttttcgtaaaattaataataaaagagttatcagaattgaaataactgaaaataatgttagttatccataatttttcaaaaaaaaattttcaattagaaggatgtaattgcatattagaatatagttttaaattccaaacaacttttcttcatagcaattttcaatattgtgaaaaataaagctactttactcttgagtgaaattcaaactttttgacatacctcatacaATATtccaaaaatttgatatttgattgttaaatcttaggttttggaccatgcagagctttttatgaagaataactttttttcgtaagattaataataaaaaagttttccatatggatacaacttagagggacatactgtatatcgtTGAAAAgagatttcagagaataatttttaatcataacccaaaaaaacttaaaaaattcaattttcggaCTTTAGCTGCCCTTAACTTGTTTGCAAATGAATCATGAAGTCTGTGCAAAGATATAATGGAACAACTAAAATGacaaatatgttttttttttctaataaaacCCACAGAATGACTTGAATAATGAAAAATCAAGGACCTACCATAGCTATCGATGGATCCATTTTGAGTATGTTGATTCTAGATGCGTATTTACAATGATAAGTTAAGTCTGCTTCTATTTGTTCGATCGTTTCTTTGTTTTCGACACAACAGGTTTTTTGGGTGTGATGAGGATCGAGATATATCACTTCTTTGCCCACACAACCAATAAAATAAAGGGCGACATTCGGTTTTCCACCAATTAGTCCTAGACTTTGCCTAAACTGGAAgcatttctacaaaaaaaaaacaaaaatgattaCCAACAGATAAGATATATTCTGAAATAAATATATCACTACCTTGAAAGAAGACTGTCATAactcaaaaaagtaaaaaatagacTATGTTGCTGAACAGATTTCAAATAATCTATATATTGTGATAACGTCATAAAGTTAGTTTATGCCTATGGCCGTTAGATGGCAGAAGTGTCATTTTGTTATTCAAAAAGTTGCTTCAATATTTTGCATGATATTGTCATATTTTGGTTGCTTCCCAGGTATTATGCTAAGTGGATATACTTATTTTGTGGAAGGCTGCATCTTTTTGAGTTACGTCtgtaaaaaaaacaagtattatCATTTCCCAAGTAAAATAGTACACTGCATAAGATGCCataaagaaatagcttcagaacaatatgaagtattatcatattattatatttaaagaaCAATCTACTATTTTGAGATATGCCATCCTTTGTCAAAtacacaataaaataatacagtGCGTTCTGTGAAGATTAATGCATTATTTTGAGTTGTGTCAGTATTGTAACGAAGTTGAAGTTATATTTAAAATGAGTTGTAGTATTCTTTTACGTTATGTCagtattttagaaaattattagaactttttgaatttttgaatcCAACTATCTACAAATTATTTTGACTTATGacagttttattattttttaaaatctatcgattTTTTAAACGGCTATTTCTGAAAATTGTCAGATTTTGATATATGACAGTCTTCTTTCAATGTAACGATGCCAACTGATAACAGTctgataattgtaaaaaatttaagtGTTTGGTACCTACTTGCAAGCCACTAACATATATAGGATTGATTTCGGTGAGTCCTAACCTCAAGGGAACAATAAGTAGTAATGGTTTCCATTCGTAAGTTGTTAAATTTGTACCATCgagttttctttttaaaaaacATAATTCCTCTAAAATATACAATAAGAATAAATTAAAGAGttctttattataaaaaagtatgttttatgATTCATTCTTTGCATTGATTACATATTTTAACAAGAGATTTAACCCATTATAGGCCAGCGTCCTATTTATAGATTactgaatatttaatttttttttcaactccTTAAAGAACACTGCACACATcttatgaaaaatataatatcactcaaatgaaataaaatttacatgaatagattggttTCGAAAATTACgatcatttcatatcattgccTCAACTCAATTCAACTGAATTTTGAATAATAACGaagtaaattgatataaataaatctaaaatcaaatgggatTGTATGTATGTCAAAGAGAGAAAAaataaattctacaaaattttatgagtttagtattactatttccaataattcttctttttttaatgaaagggtaagtTTATTTGAACAGTTAATATCGTGAGGTAGGaatgtttgtgttttattgtGAGGTAGGAATGTTTATAGTTTGAGCGAATTTAGTATATATGCAAAAATGTGCTACTACAAAAATGTACTTACTTATATCAGAAATTACAACTGTGTTATCTAAAGCTACATGAATTGCTAATCTACTCCATTCATCATATTTTACCAGTttcctgaaaaaataatattaacttCATTAAAACCAATCAGAtctacgtgcatagaaatcggcccacttaaaaatttggtcatttttgatgtctcatatttcctaaacctgttggccgatttaagtgattttttgaacatgttatagcctgatccTTTAAcgataccactgtaataatattgttgctaaacaggtaaattttcattgtacaccgggtgtaccaattaaactctgttttttctcaaagttcgcattactctgtggaatattctagcatttataaagtactgaaattaaaacccaattatagcctcaggttttcttaatattctgtttttttattcattcgtttatgttgaataataaaaaagttaggtactttaacaactagacctGTTTTTGATCAATAcacagtgtttctaaataagtgcgacaaactttaaagggtgaTTCTGCATGAAAATATAATGACAGTtagctttataaacgtatgtccgcaaatgtttcgtttccgagatatgggatgttgaattttttcttacaaactgacgatttattttattgctttaaaaccggttgagatatgccaatgaaatttgatgggttttaagacgtagttattgcacattttttgacacacAACTAGGAATTTAATGTTCACaattagcgcgcatacgtgtaatatgaccgatcatgttacccgtatgcacgctaatagtgaatataaaattcttaattttatgtcaaaaaatccgcaataactatctcttaaaacctaccaaatttcatttgcatatctcaactggttttaaagcaataaataaatcgtcactttgtaagaaaaaattcaacatcccgtatctaggaaatgaaacatttgcggacatacgtttataaagccaactgtcattattttttcatgcagaattaccccttaaagcttgtcgcacttatttagaaacacgtcgtattgatgaagaacatggctagtcgTTAAAGTACTCAACTTTTTTATTaacaacataaacgaatgaatcaaaaaacagaatgttaagaaaatctgaggctatagctgggttttaatttcagtattttataaatgctagaatatttcacagggtgatgcgaactttgagaaaaaacgcagtttgattggtacacccggtatacaatgaaatttttacctgtttagcaacaatattattacagtggtatcgttaaagaatcaggctataacatgttcaaaaaatgacttaaatcggccaacaggtttaggaaatatgagacatcaaaaatgaccaaatttttaagtgggccgatttctatgcacgtaagtttagtttaGGTAGTGATTCTAAGAATTTTAGAAGTGTCCAATCACTTACAAGTAAAGGTAAACGAatttttttggtttagattaaTGCTCATTATGGAATTAACAGAAATGAAACAGTAAATAGACTTGCAAAGGATGCTACTACAACAAGGGAAAATATAGAAGAACCACTAATGCCAGTCACTGACCTATGACAATGgttttagaaaaaacaaaacttCATTAAAATGTATAAGACATCATGATATCCAACCAAACATTCATAGAAAACCGTGGTTTAACGATATTACAAATTGGCACTTCTTTACGACCTTAAACGGCTAAGCAGTCACATAGCTATGAAAACAAAAGATATCTTATAGACTGTACACATTTTTATCGATACCACCATATTAACTAATACATAAACACTTACTTGAGAACTTGTGCAATAGTATTGGGTCCAAACCACTCCCCCACTTGTTTGCCTAGAGATGCCCCCATCAGTGCTATTTGGTGTATGGAATAAGGAGCTTGCCGACGATCTTCAAACTTCTTGAGAATCTTTAAATATGTTAAATCCTTGGATTGAGGATCCCATAGCCAATCTCTTCCTAAGTGAAGAGACACTAGAGCTTGTGCCAGGACCATTTGTCCACATCTTAACATACAACCCCATCCTTTGTCTGATGTAAGCCCTTCATTGCCTCCTATCGGAATGAAGTTTTTTCTGTAGGTGACCCATAGTCTTGAAACTATGTCTTGTCTTATTTTGTTGATATCTGTAATGGAAGTCAGTTAGTAACAGGCCAATCAAGTTAGTTTTTTAATCCACACAATCATATAGATgagtttgacagttgaaatgtgtagtatgagatattacaacaAGACTCTCATCTAGGGATTCATTAATTTTTCAGTGGAAACTATTTGTAAATAGTTCATAACTTAAAACTTGTCTATTTAGAGAATTGATGTCAACAAACAGAataacataaaatcctttataaaaggtatatttgttaaaatccctatacagggctacatcaaagacagaactagttttcgatcggttaaccgatcatcatcagtgcaatcttagaatctacatgcaagccacgaaagtaaaaataacagggtaaaaaccctttacaattgatccgtcatcggaacatatgacaaagatgtgaattataacatggatgattactTGCTTccgtacagtcatgatgtgaacttgtcagatagagctcattggtacctcgggcgaaaaacattggatatcttaatcatccatgttataattcacatctttgtcatatgttccgatggcggatcaattgtaaagggtttttaccctgttatttttactttggtggtttgcatgtagattctaagattgcactgatgatgtttctgtctttgatgtagccctgtatagggattttaacaaatataccttttataaaggattttatgtttttgtaatggtatacagccaactacaggaaatttttcctcgtaaACAGAATAAGGTATGCttaaattaaaatcggttaataaacaaaaaagttattacaaaGAGAACAAAAAATCACAAAATGGTAAATACACAAAAGACTCATGTCAGCAACTAGCTAAATTACTAGCTAAAAATCTAGTACACTTTAGaaaaccaaaaataagcattttttcaagaatttttttctcagaacctttattaaaaatgaatataaaactttttacatattaatatctaacttttaaagagtacaaaaaatatatctattttcatttatgcacatacactaatattgtagaggcaAAGTCACActcgccaaagtcgaggcctcgaaaaatagTAATTCCGATGGCAGTTacttaatctcaggattgggatctctcaAAAAAAAATCGTATGGCATTTGAAAAGGGAAGGTTTCTGACTTGACAATTTACAACCGTTAGTggaaaattccgcaaaaaaaatttttacagaaatttgaaaaatttttgtgaaaaaatcacccttttttcttcagttttttatggttaaaaaatatttactttttattttttggtcaaattgtggtaaattgtcacgtaaaaaaccttcctttttcaaatgccgtacgatttttttgtttcagagatccgaatcctgagattaactgtccgccatcagaactacttttttcgaggcctcgactttggcgccctctacaatattagtgtacctacatgcataaatgaaaaaagatatatttttctgtactttctaagagttagatattaatatgtaagaagttttatgttaatttttaataaaggtactgaaaaataaattcttgaaaagtgcttatttttggacCGTAAGAAGATATAAAACTATAATCAGACAAATATGGTTCGTACAGTATAAATACTGTTGCATGTCATCAGTGTCATAGCAAGTGACATCATATGataccaacacaaaatatttaAGTCGTAGGTCTGTTCGTTCTTAGAATCTTTTTAGCCCAGGACACTGCAATTACAACCAttagacattttttattatatacacGTAGAAATattatttgaagatttctatttgCGTAAACTTAAAGAAATATACCATaacatgtttcatttaatttgtataattgGATTATAAAGTGTTTTTATGAAGTACATTTTTCCGGATCACATTTAACTGTAATCAAATAAAGGTGACATTTGGGCATAAATTTATAACACTTATTTGACAGTTGCAGTgttgacacttcatatttgtttttattatttattttaatgcaaGATTCTTACttaattccttttttatttatttacatttaatattaatttgttgtataatccacttccgtaattatatttgatttaaaatgaattcaggaatttttttataatgtggaaacaatgtcaacttagatctctgacgtgcAACAGTATTTATACTGTACCAACTATAGTTCCGTATGCCCCAGAAACAAGAACTATGCCAAACACTGAGTGATCAATATTAAGGAAAAGAAAAATAATTCAAGGGATCTTTGGGGGGAAAATGATAAATAATCAGTGGATACGAAGAACAAAGAGTTAGAAGAATTATATAAGGAGCCTAATATAATTATTGCAGTAGTAAGAGCACAAAGACTTAGAATGACGTAAGTTAGAATGCCAAAAATCTTGTTAACCCTTTCAGTGAGGCATTAAATAGTAAGGAGTTGCCCTGGGCATCcatactttatttaaattaaaaatgaatgtGACTAGAGCGCACTGGTGTACCTTTTATCAAAAATGAACAAAGTTCATGACATTAACTACAATCTGAGGTATCTCAACATAAGCAAATGGAGAGAAAAAGCGAAGAACAAACAAACCACGAGCCTTTCGTTACCTCCTATTGGAATGAAGTTTTTTCTGTAGGTGATCCATAGTTTTGAAAATATATCTTGTCTTATTTTGTTGATATCTATAATGGAAGTCAATTAGTAAAGAGTACAATTTAAGGTGATGATTATTTTAGTGTAATTGATTATTAAGAagataaaacacaataaaaactagaaaaaatcaattaaaaacaTATCTTATGAGttgatataattaaaaataaatgaccaTGGCTTCTACCAGATAGTTATATACCTCTTCTTCAGATCCAAGTGATCTGTAACAGATTTAAATTGAATCATTCATCCATACCAATAAATGCTTATCTTGAATATTTATCTATAGATAGATGACCCATATTAATAGATACCTTTTTATGTCACTTATTTAAGATATGTCTTTGGGAGCGTTCTGTTTAAATAACCTATTACATAAATTACGATGTACTCACCTTGAACAGCATTGTATCTTTTTCCAAGTATCCATACTGGCTCAGTTGTTTTTGGGATATCATCTGGCTCCAGTGTTGCTTCTAAACAAGCTTCGAACATACAATCCATTATATCTCTTGTAGCCACACACATTTATTATTCTAGTTCGATTTCTCTTATATGTAAAGAATTTATTTCTTATGCATTTGGAAGTTATTGTTAAA contains:
- the LOC114325396 gene encoding cysteine protease ATG4A isoform X1, with product MCVATRDIMDCMFEACLEATLEPDDIPKTTEPVWILGKRYNAVQDINKIRQDIFSKLWITYRKNFIPIGDINKIRQDIVSRLWVTYRKNFIPIGGNEGLTSDKGWGCMLRCGQMVLAQALVSLHLGRDWLWDPQSKDLTYLKILKKFEDRRQAPYSIHQIALMGASLGKQVGEWFGPNTIAQVLKKLVKYDEWSRLAIHVALDNTVVISDIKELCFLKRKLDGTNLTTYEWKPLLLIVPLRLGLTEINPIYVSGLQKCFQFRQSLGLIGGKPNVALYFIGCVGKEVIYLDPHHTQKTCCVENKETIEQIEADLTYHCKYASRINILKMDPSIAMCFFCKTEQDFDDFCQRVKTDLIDPEKEPMFEISFNKPKEWSPILENAVEAGAASFTDYQESSSKYFDSDHEFEIL
- the LOC114325396 gene encoding cysteine protease ATG4A isoform X2 is translated as MCVATRDIMDCMFEACLEATLEPDDIPKTTEPVWILGKRYNAVQDINKIRQDIVSRLWVTYRKNFIPIGGNEGLTSDKGWGCMLRCGQMVLAQALVSLHLGRDWLWDPQSKDLTYLKILKKFEDRRQAPYSIHQIALMGASLGKQVGEWFGPNTIAQVLKKLVKYDEWSRLAIHVALDNTVVISDIKELCFLKRKLDGTNLTTYEWKPLLLIVPLRLGLTEINPIYVSGLQKCFQFRQSLGLIGGKPNVALYFIGCVGKEVIYLDPHHTQKTCCVENKETIEQIEADLTYHCKYASRINILKMDPSIAMCFFCKTEQDFDDFCQRVKTDLIDPEKEPMFEISFNKPKEWSPILENAVEAGAASFTDYQESSSKYFDSDHEFEIL